The Drosophila biarmipes strain raj3 chromosome 2L, RU_DBia_V1.1, whole genome shotgun sequence genome has a window encoding:
- the LOC108034133 gene encoding cysteine desulfurase, mitochondrial, whose amino-acid sequence MQKVLGRIQAQVLRSRATNTVSSVVRHEATSSKNATKPAATSKEFRERQVRFNIKNEQTEGRPLYLDAQATTPMDPRVLDAMLPFLTNYYGNPHSRTHAYGWETETAVEKAREQVATLIGADPKEIIFTSGATESNNISVKGVARFYGTKKRHVITTQTEHKCVLDSCRALENEGFKVTYLPVLANGLIDLQQLEETITPETSLVSIMTVNNEIGVKQPIDEIGKLCRSRKVFFHTDAAQAVGKIPLDVNAMNIDLMSISGHKIYGPKGVGALYVRRRPRVRLEPIQSGGGQERGLRSGTVPAPLAVGLGAAAELALQEMDYDKKWVDFLSNRLLDRISSALPHVIRNGDATATYNGCLNLSFAYVEGESLLMALKDVALSSGSACTSASLEPSYVLRAIGTDEDLAHSSIRFGIGRFTTVEEVDYTADKCIKHVERLREMSPLWEMVQEGIDLKTIQWSQH is encoded by the exons ATGCAAAAAGTGCTAGGAAGAATCCAGGCGCAGGTGCTGCGCTCCCGGGCCACAAACACAGTGAGTTCAGTGGTCAGGCACGAGGCCACCTCCTCCAAGAATGCCACAAAACCGGCCGCAACATCAAAAG AGTTTCGGGAGAGGCAGGTGCGCTTCAACATCAAAAACGAACAGACCGAGGGCAGACCACTGTACCTGGATGCCCAGGCCACAACGCCGATGGATCCACGTGTGCTGGACGCCATGCTTCCCTTCCTGACAAACTACTACGGGAATCCCCACTCCCGCACCCACGCCTATGGCTGGGAGACGGAAACGGCGGTCGAGAAGGCTCGCGAGCAGGTGGCAACCTTGATTGGCGCCGACCCCAAGGAGATAATCTTCACATCCGGCGCCACCGAGTCCAACAATATATCCGTGAAAGGGGTAGCCCGCTTTTACGGCACCAAGAAGCGCCATGTGATCACCACCCAGACGGAGCACAAGTGCGTTCTGGACTCGTGCCGTGCTCTGGAGAACGAAGGCTTTAAAGTCACCTACTTGCCTGTGCTGGCCAACGGACTTATTGACCtccagcagctggaggagaCCATAACGCCGGAGACATCGCTGGTGTCCATCATGACGGTGAACAACGAGATTGGTGTTAAACAGCCTATCGATGAGATCGGTAAATTGTGCCGCTCCCGCAAAGTATTCTTCCACACAGACGCCGCACAGGCGGTGGGCAAGATCCCGCTGGACGTGAACGCCATGAACATTGACCTCATGTCCATATCGGGCCACAAGATCTACGGACCTAAGGGTGTGGGCGCCCTCTATGTGCGACGTAGGCCCAGGGTCCGCCTGGAGCCCATCCAAAGTGGCGGCGGCCAGGAGCGTGGCTTGAGGAGCGGGACGGTTCCAGCGCCGCTTGCCGTGGGACTAGGAGCTGCTGCGGAACTGGCTCTCCAGGAGATGGACTACGACAAGAAGTGGGTGGACTTTCTCTCCAATCGCCTGCTGGACAGGATTTCGAGTGCCTTGCCGCATGTGATCAGAAATGGTGATGCCACAGCCACATACAATGGGTGTCTGAATTTGTCATTTGCTTACGTCGAGGGCGAATCCCTTCTGATGGCCCTCAAGGACGTCGCCTTGAGCAGTGGATCCGCCTGCACCTCCGCGTCCCTGGAGCCCTCCTATGTGCTGCGTGCTATTGGCACCGACGAGGACCTGGCCCACAGCTCCATTCGATTCGGCATTGGCCGCTTCACCACCGTCGAGGAGGTCGACTACACCGCAGACAAGTGCATAAAGCATGTGGAACGCCTGCGCGAGATGTCGCCGCTGTGGGAAATGGTCCAGGAGGGCATCGACCTAAAGACCATCCAGTGGTCACAGCACTAA
- the LOC108034134 gene encoding very-long-chain (3R)-3-hydroxyacyl-CoA dehydratase hpo-8, protein MSAKAVKSSKPASKEPSAGTKLYLFAYNAGQVVGWSYILWQLVNYYLLQGPEFRAKVTLWEYTRLAVIIFQNAAFVEILNASFGLVKSNPVVTGFQVFSRMMVVVGVVMATPTGKVSPGLPIALLAWAITEIIRYGYYALNIVKVVPHFVVFLRYTTFIVLYPIGVTGELLCFWWAQSYARENSVWSVVMPNKWNATFSYFGFLWIVMLGYIPIFPQLYLHMFAQRRKILGGGASAAPKKKAN, encoded by the coding sequence ATGTCAGCGAAGGCAGTCAAGTCCAGCAAACCCGCGTCCAAGGAGCCCTCGGCGGGCACCAAGCTCTACCTGTTCGCCTACAACGCCGGACAGGTTGTCGGGTGGAGCTACATCCTTTGGCAGCTGGTTAACTACTACCTGCTGCAGGGACCCGAGTTCCGGGCAAAGGTGACGCTGTGGGAGTACACGCGGCTGGCCGTGATTATCTTCCAGAACGCCGCCTTCGTGGAGATCCTCAATGCGTCCTTCGGTCTGGTGAAGTCCAATCCGGTGGTCACCGGCTTCCAGGTGTTCAGCCGCATGATGGTGGTCGTCGGCGTGGTGATGGCCACGCCGACAGGGAAAGTGTCGCCCGGTCTGCCCATCGCCCTGCTGGCCTGGGCCATTACCGAGATCATCCGATACGGATACTACGCCCTTAACATCGTCAAGGTGGTGCCCCATTTCGTGGTGTTCCTGCGGTACACCACCTTCATTGTCCTGTATCCCATTGGAGTGACCGGGGAGCTGCTGTGCTTCTGGTGGGCCCAGAGCTATGCCCGAGAAAACAGCGTATGGAGTGTGGTGATGCCCAACAAGTGGAACGCCACCTTCTCCTACTTCGGCTTCCTGTGGATCGTCATGCTGGGCTACATCCCCATCTTCCCGCAGCTGTACCTGCACATGTTCGCCCAGCGTCGCAAGATCCTCGGTGGAGGTGCAAGCGCAGCACCCAAAAAGAAGGCAAACTGA